The following coding sequences are from one Verrucosispora sp. WMMD573 window:
- a CDS encoding WhiB family transcriptional regulator, protein MSLALAPLDVSVEVEANLPCRKFDPDLWFSDSPTELELAKSLCGDCPLRVECLAGAVERAEPWGVWGGEIFERGAVVPRKRPRGRPRKEDLARDAELRVEAEARLAANGLAASRSAVRLAA, encoded by the coding sequence ATGAGTCTGGCGTTGGCCCCACTCGACGTGAGCGTCGAGGTGGAGGCGAACCTGCCCTGCCGGAAGTTCGACCCCGACCTGTGGTTCTCCGACTCGCCCACCGAGCTGGAACTGGCCAAGTCGCTCTGCGGGGACTGCCCGCTGCGCGTCGAGTGCCTGGCCGGCGCGGTCGAGCGGGCCGAGCCGTGGGGCGTCTGGGGTGGCGAGATCTTCGAGCGTGGCGCGGTCGTTCCGCGCAAGCGACCCCGTGGCCGCCCGCGCAAGGAGGATCTCGCCCGTGACGCCGAGTTGCGGGTCGAGGCCGAGGCGCGGCTGGCGGCCAATGGTCTCGCCGCGTCGCGCAGCGCTGTCCGGCTGGCTGCCTGA
- a CDS encoding ATP-dependent DNA helicase UvrD2 — translation MVVNSASERVLAGLDPEQRAAVTAPAGPVCVLAGAGTGKTRAVTSRIAYRALTGEISARHVLAVTFTARAAAELRQRLAVAGVASVQARTFHAAALRQVRYFAPRLLDGRAMPELLDSKVRLVTLAAARAGLRADRTAARDLAGEIEWAKSSLVEPGEYVVAAAKALRETSHEPAKVAEVFAAYERLKRTGGVIDFEDVLRAAVWGIEEHPDVAEQVRNQYRHFVVDEYQDVNPLQQRLLDAWLGGRDDLTVVGDASQTIYSFTGATSAYLVDFPRRHRAATVVRLVRDYRSTPQVVGLANAVISQARGTEARLRLELVGQQPAGPEPERRIFTDEPAEAAAVAARCRALIGAGTPAREIAVLFRTNAQSEAYEKALAEAGVPYQVQGAERFFERAEVRQAMVALRAATRSLPGETPLRAAVVEALAGVGWAPDAPPAGGAARERWEALAALVQLAEEYAATPEILPLGVAATVERPVTLTDFTEELARRAAQQHVPTVDGVTLASLHSAKGLEWDAVFLVGLAEGTLPTTYARTTEQVEEERRLLYVGITRARQWLWLSYASARSPGGRPRRPSRFLPQLAPAGATERVDAQRPGRTPQRRPATRIVSCRICGTTLLAGPDRKLGRCATCPSDIDDELHERLREWRSRVAGTQKVPAYVVFTDATLVALAERRPGRAEELVAIAGIGPRKLGLYGEAVLALVGGATVDEICPQKTF, via the coding sequence GTGGTGGTTAACTCCGCGTCCGAACGCGTGCTTGCCGGGCTCGATCCGGAGCAACGCGCGGCGGTGACCGCCCCGGCCGGCCCGGTCTGCGTACTCGCCGGTGCCGGTACCGGCAAGACCCGGGCCGTCACGTCCCGGATCGCGTACCGGGCACTGACCGGTGAGATCTCGGCCCGGCATGTGCTCGCGGTCACCTTCACCGCCCGGGCCGCCGCGGAATTGCGTCAGCGGCTCGCCGTGGCCGGCGTGGCCAGCGTGCAGGCGCGCACCTTCCACGCGGCTGCGCTGCGGCAGGTGCGTTACTTCGCACCGCGGCTGCTCGACGGCCGGGCCATGCCCGAGCTGCTGGACAGCAAGGTCAGGTTGGTCACTCTCGCCGCGGCGCGAGCCGGCCTGCGCGCCGACCGGACGGCCGCACGTGACCTCGCCGGTGAGATCGAATGGGCCAAGTCCTCCCTCGTCGAGCCGGGCGAGTACGTGGTGGCCGCCGCCAAGGCGCTGCGCGAGACCTCGCACGAGCCGGCAAAGGTGGCGGAGGTGTTCGCCGCCTATGAGAGGCTCAAGCGGACCGGTGGGGTGATCGACTTCGAGGACGTGCTGCGTGCCGCGGTCTGGGGGATCGAGGAGCATCCGGACGTCGCCGAGCAGGTCCGCAACCAGTACCGGCACTTCGTCGTCGACGAGTACCAGGACGTCAACCCGTTGCAGCAGCGGCTGCTGGACGCCTGGCTCGGCGGACGGGACGACCTGACCGTGGTCGGCGACGCCTCCCAGACCATCTACTCGTTCACCGGGGCCACCTCGGCGTACCTGGTCGACTTCCCGCGTCGGCACCGGGCGGCCACCGTGGTCCGGCTGGTCCGCGACTACCGGTCGACGCCGCAGGTGGTCGGGCTTGCCAACGCGGTCATCTCGCAGGCGCGGGGCACCGAGGCGCGGCTGCGCCTGGAGCTGGTCGGGCAGCAGCCGGCCGGCCCGGAGCCGGAGCGGCGGATCTTCACCGACGAGCCGGCCGAGGCCGCCGCGGTCGCCGCCCGCTGTCGGGCGCTGATCGGCGCCGGTACCCCGGCCCGCGAGATCGCCGTGCTGTTCCGCACCAACGCGCAGTCCGAGGCGTACGAGAAGGCGCTCGCCGAGGCCGGTGTGCCCTACCAGGTCCAGGGGGCGGAACGGTTCTTCGAACGCGCCGAGGTTCGCCAGGCGATGGTCGCGCTGCGCGCGGCGACCCGGTCGCTGCCGGGTGAGACCCCGCTGCGGGCAGCGGTGGTCGAGGCGTTGGCCGGCGTCGGATGGGCACCCGATGCTCCGCCGGCGGGGGGTGCCGCCCGCGAGCGGTGGGAGGCACTGGCCGCGCTGGTGCAGCTCGCCGAGGAGTACGCGGCCACCCCGGAGATCCTGCCGCTGGGCGTGGCCGCCACGGTGGAGCGCCCGGTCACCCTGACCGACTTCACCGAGGAACTGGCCCGGCGGGCGGCCCAGCAGCACGTGCCGACCGTGGACGGCGTGACGCTGGCCTCCCTGCACTCCGCCAAGGGGCTGGAGTGGGACGCGGTCTTCCTGGTCGGCCTGGCCGAGGGCACCCTGCCCACCACGTACGCGCGCACCACCGAACAGGTCGAGGAGGAACGCCGACTGCTCTACGTCGGTATCACCCGGGCCCGCCAGTGGCTCTGGCTGTCGTACGCCTCGGCGCGCTCGCCGGGCGGCCGGCCCCGGCGACCGAGTCGATTCCTGCCGCAACTCGCGCCCGCCGGCGCGACGGAACGGGTCGACGCGCAACGGCCGGGGCGGACCCCGCAGCGGCGGCCCGCCACCCGGATCGTGTCCTGCCGGATCTGCGGCACGACCCTGCTCGCCGGGCCGGACCGCAAGCTGGGCCGGTGCGCCACCTGTCCCTCCGACATCGACGACGAGTTGCACGAGCGGCTACGCGAGTGGCGGTCTCGGGTGGCCGGCACGCAGAAGGTGCCCGCGTACGTGGTGTTCACCGACGCGACGCTTGTGGCACTGGCCGAGCGGCGGCCGGGCCGGGCCGAGGAGCTGGTCGCGATCGCCGGGATCGGACCGCGCAAACTGGGCCTGTACGGGGAGGCGGTGCTGGCGTTGGTGGGTGGCGCGACCGTCGACGAAATCTGCCCGCAGAAAACTTTCTGA
- a CDS encoding mycoredoxin gives MLTMYSTPWCGYCHRLKSQLDREGIAYQVVDIERDPAAATFVMQVNGGNQTVPTLRFADGSALTNPSINQVKQHLASIAA, from the coding sequence ATGCTGACGATGTATTCCACTCCCTGGTGCGGCTACTGCCACCGGCTGAAGTCGCAGCTCGACCGGGAGGGGATCGCCTACCAGGTGGTCGACATCGAGCGGGATCCGGCGGCCGCGACGTTCGTCATGCAGGTCAACGGCGGCAACCAGACGGTACCCACGCTGCGCTTCGCCGACGGCAGCGCGCTGACCAACCCGTCGATCAACCAGGTCAAGCAGCACCTGGCGAGCATCGCCGCCTGA
- a CDS encoding MFS transporter: protein MRTVLSRPDFRLLFGGLSASMAAESILLLALAVWVKDLTGSDGLAGATIFVILVPRVLAPLVGWFVDRCPRRPLFVVTNLATALLLTPLFAVRDAGDMWIIYAVAALYGLSNLTVGAVLSRLVRELVPPDLLGEANGALQTARQGLRLIGPLAGAGLYVALGGWLLALVGIVGFLVAAVVVGAPQTVATPGASLAPSVPPTSGRSPTPHTSAGGSGHRTRLPRELVAGLRHLATEPALRRALLGYGLGSLVMGFTESLIFAYVDRGLGREPAFVGVLFTVQGIGGLAGGLLSAAVLRRVGELGALALGVALFGPAALMLAYPNLWLGLAAVLVAGLSLPLTLVGLHTLIQRRTPPELLGRVAAAAEAAVRFPQALSIGMGALVVALLDYRLVFATVGLATLLAGNYLWRGRHLSPPPGPPVRLPVPAQRRAPEAEIVALDPLRRS, encoded by the coding sequence ATGCGCACCGTCCTGAGTCGCCCGGACTTCCGCCTGCTCTTCGGTGGGCTGTCGGCCAGCATGGCCGCCGAGTCGATCCTGCTGCTGGCGCTCGCTGTATGGGTGAAGGACCTCACCGGATCGGACGGCCTCGCCGGTGCCACGATCTTCGTCATCCTCGTGCCACGCGTGCTGGCGCCGCTGGTCGGCTGGTTCGTCGACAGGTGTCCGCGGCGTCCCCTCTTCGTGGTCACCAACCTCGCGACGGCGCTGCTGCTCACCCCGCTCTTCGCGGTCCGTGACGCGGGCGACATGTGGATCATCTACGCGGTGGCCGCGCTGTACGGGCTGTCGAACCTGACCGTCGGGGCGGTGCTCAGCCGGCTGGTGCGGGAACTGGTGCCGCCGGACCTGCTCGGCGAGGCCAACGGGGCGTTGCAGACGGCGCGGCAGGGACTGCGGTTGATCGGCCCGCTCGCCGGTGCCGGCCTCTACGTGGCGCTCGGCGGCTGGCTGCTGGCCCTGGTGGGAATTGTCGGATTTCTGGTCGCCGCCGTGGTGGTCGGCGCGCCGCAGACGGTCGCCACGCCCGGCGCGTCGCTTGCGCCGTCAGTTCCGCCCACGTCAGGCAGGTCGCCGACGCCGCACACGTCGGCCGGTGGCTCCGGGCACCGGACGCGTTTGCCGCGGGAGTTGGTCGCCGGACTCCGCCACCTCGCGACCGAGCCGGCACTGCGGCGGGCGCTGCTCGGCTACGGCCTCGGTTCACTGGTGATGGGCTTCACCGAGTCGTTGATTTTCGCCTACGTGGACCGGGGGCTCGGGCGGGAACCGGCGTTCGTCGGCGTGCTCTTCACCGTGCAGGGCATCGGTGGCCTGGCGGGTGGGCTGCTCTCCGCCGCCGTGCTGCGGCGGGTCGGTGAGCTGGGTGCCCTGGCTCTCGGAGTGGCGCTCTTCGGACCTGCCGCGCTGATGCTGGCGTACCCGAATCTGTGGCTCGGCCTCGCCGCGGTGCTGGTGGCGGGCCTGTCGCTGCCGCTGACCCTGGTCGGGCTGCACACCCTGATCCAGCGACGGACCCCACCGGAACTACTCGGCCGGGTGGCCGCCGCCGCCGAGGCGGCGGTCAGGTTCCCGCAGGCGCTCTCGATCGGCATGGGCGCGCTTGTCGTCGCCCTGCTCGATTACCGGCTGGTCTTCGCGACGGTCGGCCTGGCGACCCTGCTCGCCGGCAACTACCTCTGGCGTGGCCGCCACCTGAGTCCACCCCCCGGGCCGCCGGTGCGGCTCCCGGTTCCCGCCCAACGCCGAGCACCCGAGGCCGAGATCGTCGCCCTCGACCCCCTCCGGCGCAGTTGA
- a CDS encoding helix-turn-helix transcriptional regulator yields the protein MPPAAPSPILRRRRLGGELRRLREAAGLTGDQVIERVGWASASKLSRLENGRSRPDPTDVQDLLDLYHVDDALRLELLSFTHEAGDIRGWLKRYPAMTQQQRGFAELEAGCAEISEYNPVLVPGLLQTTGYARMRISSVWQVDQAAGAPEAEDEIETEIRARLARQSALTRETDPPRYTAVLEESALGRRAGPPEVLREQLAQLCELAMLPNVTLHVLPRDTPIGQWYLPPTAFSVYRFADPLDPETLAIEGGFTDVMSTEAITLNRYKVVFEWLCTAALSATDTLSWLMDASGQLSGAAIPPTVAGGPATAPAQRRRSSGRLTER from the coding sequence GTGCCTCCTGCCGCACCCAGCCCGATCCTGCGCCGCCGCCGGCTCGGCGGCGAACTGCGCCGTTTACGCGAGGCCGCCGGGCTCACCGGCGACCAGGTCATCGAACGCGTCGGCTGGGCTTCCGCGTCCAAACTGTCCCGCCTGGAGAACGGCCGCAGCCGCCCCGATCCGACCGATGTCCAGGATCTGCTCGACCTTTACCACGTCGACGACGCCCTCCGGCTGGAGCTGCTCAGCTTCACCCACGAAGCCGGCGACATACGCGGTTGGTTAAAGCGATATCCGGCGATGACGCAACAGCAGCGCGGCTTCGCCGAGCTGGAGGCGGGTTGCGCCGAGATCTCCGAGTACAACCCGGTGCTGGTGCCGGGGTTGTTGCAGACCACCGGGTACGCGCGGATGCGAATCTCCTCGGTCTGGCAGGTAGACCAGGCGGCCGGCGCCCCGGAGGCCGAGGACGAGATCGAGACGGAGATCAGAGCCCGATTGGCGCGCCAGTCGGCACTCACCCGGGAGACCGACCCACCCCGCTACACCGCGGTGCTGGAGGAGTCCGCGCTCGGTCGCCGGGCCGGACCACCGGAGGTGCTGCGTGAGCAGTTGGCGCAGCTCTGCGAGCTGGCCATGCTGCCGAACGTCACGCTGCACGTGCTTCCCCGGGACACGCCGATCGGTCAGTGGTACCTCCCGCCGACCGCGTTCTCGGTCTATCGGTTCGCCGATCCCCTCGATCCGGAGACGCTCGCCATCGAAGGTGGCTTCACCGACGTCATGTCGACCGAGGCAATCACCCTAAATCGCTATAAAGTGGTGTTCGAGTGGCTATGCACGGCGGCACTTTCCGCAACGGACACCCTCTCCTGGCTGATGGATGCGTCGGGGCAGCTGTCCGGCGCGGCGATCCCGCCCACTGTGGCGGGTGGTCCGGCAACGGCGCCGGCTCAACGCCGCAGATCCTCCGGGCGCCTGACGGAACGGTGA
- a CDS encoding DUF397 domain-containing protein: MNEFRNTPSVLAQLADVPWRTSTRSQTSNCVEVAPLSNGPAAVALRDSKDRGGPVLLFGRTGWQGFISGARDGQFDNR; this comes from the coding sequence ATGAACGAGTTCCGCAACACGCCGTCCGTCCTCGCCCAGCTCGCGGACGTACCCTGGCGCACCAGTACGCGCAGCCAGACCTCCAACTGTGTGGAGGTCGCACCGCTGTCCAACGGCCCAGCCGCGGTGGCGCTGCGCGACAGCAAGGACCGGGGTGGCCCGGTGCTGCTGTTCGGTCGGACGGGATGGCAGGGCTTCATCTCCGGTGCCAGGGACGGTCAGTTCGACAACCGCTAG
- the nudC gene encoding NAD(+) diphosphatase, producing the protein MVSGCGNSSPPLARSTLDRSAHRRTDPQWLAQAWVGARVLVLDVEAGGRALVRTDTAEPELVLVAAGDLPPALAAGAMFLGVEPDGTPVFCVHGTLPTVSETRPAQLRNIGHLLSDRDAGLFTTALALTNWHLRHLYHPVTGEPTRADEAGWTRVDPTGERVWPRTDPAMIVLVHDDIDGGEGRCLLGNNATWPSTGHGRRFSCLAGYLEPGESAEAAVLREVREEVGVEVSDIRYAGSQAWPFPGSLMLGFLATADPGHPLRLDPAEIAEARWFSRREIEAALAGRPVEVGGARLLLPPPSSIALFLVHRWLDGRC; encoded by the coding sequence GTGGTGAGCGGGTGCGGGAACAGCAGCCCGCCGCTGGCCCGGTCCACGCTGGATCGTTCGGCGCACCGGCGTACCGATCCGCAGTGGCTGGCGCAGGCGTGGGTCGGGGCGCGGGTGCTGGTCCTGGACGTCGAGGCGGGTGGGCGGGCCCTGGTGCGTACCGACACCGCCGAGCCGGAACTGGTGCTGGTGGCTGCCGGCGACCTGCCGCCGGCCCTCGCCGCCGGCGCGATGTTCCTCGGCGTCGAGCCGGACGGGACGCCGGTCTTCTGTGTGCACGGCACCCTGCCGACGGTGTCGGAGACCCGGCCGGCCCAGCTGCGGAACATCGGGCACCTGCTCAGCGACCGGGACGCCGGACTGTTCACCACCGCGCTGGCGTTGACCAACTGGCACCTGCGGCATCTCTATCACCCGGTGACCGGTGAGCCCACCCGGGCGGACGAGGCCGGCTGGACCCGGGTGGACCCGACCGGCGAGCGGGTGTGGCCGCGTACCGACCCGGCGATGATCGTGCTCGTGCACGACGATATCGACGGCGGCGAGGGCCGGTGCCTGCTCGGCAACAACGCCACCTGGCCCAGTACGGGGCACGGGCGACGGTTCTCCTGCCTGGCCGGCTACCTGGAGCCGGGGGAGTCGGCCGAGGCGGCGGTGCTGCGCGAGGTCCGCGAGGAGGTCGGCGTCGAGGTTTCCGACATCAGGTACGCGGGCAGCCAGGCTTGGCCGTTCCCCGGCTCGCTGATGCTCGGCTTCCTGGCCACCGCCGACCCGGGGCACCCGCTGCGGCTGGATCCGGCTGAGATCGCGGAGGCCCGCTGGTTCTCCCGGCGGGAGATCGAGGCGGCGCTCGCCGGCCGGCCGGTCGAGGTGGGCGGCGCCCGTCTGCTGCTGCCACCACCCTCGTCGATCGCGCTGTTTCTGGTGCACCGCTGGCTCGACGGGCGCTGCTGA
- a CDS encoding pitrilysin family protein produces the protein MTATVPRRQLPPLGPTRRLKLPRQAERTLGNGLTVIVVRRPAVPLVELRLWMPFGRAHLARGHLLTQTLLAGTETMSSVQIAAELQKIGGGLSAGLDPDRLMISGTGLATGLDRMLEILAEVLTGANYPAGWVGVERGRLVDGIEVARSQPAHLARTALLRRIFDGHPYAVQTPAPEQVAAVRPAALRSLHAQRVHPAGAVLVLVGDLRPERALDAAEKALGGWNGAGHPADVPPAPPLEPGPLLLVDRPGSVQSSMRVALPAVPRTHPDHAALQLANLIFGGYFSSRWVENIREDKGYTYGPHSLIEHAVAGSVLVAAAEVATEVTAPALLETSYEMGRLATVPPAPEELEQARQYALGTLQLGISTQAGLASLVSAYAGNGLRLDFLAEHAARLTKVGVDDVTEAAARYLAPSRAVTVVLGDAERIAASLATLAQVETVPVP, from the coding sequence GTGACCGCGACCGTACCGCGACGACAGTTGCCGCCGCTGGGACCGACCCGTCGGCTCAAGCTTCCCCGGCAGGCCGAGCGCACGCTCGGCAACGGGCTCACCGTCATCGTGGTGCGCCGGCCGGCGGTGCCGTTGGTGGAACTGCGACTCTGGATGCCCTTCGGACGGGCCCATCTGGCCCGGGGCCACCTGCTCACGCAGACTCTGCTCGCCGGCACCGAGACGATGAGCAGCGTGCAGATCGCCGCCGAGTTGCAGAAGATCGGCGGCGGGCTCTCGGCCGGGCTCGACCCGGACCGGCTGATGATCTCCGGTACCGGGCTGGCCACCGGGCTGGACCGGATGCTGGAGATTCTCGCCGAGGTCCTCACCGGGGCGAACTACCCGGCCGGGTGGGTGGGCGTCGAGCGGGGTCGGCTCGTCGACGGCATCGAGGTCGCCCGGAGCCAACCGGCGCATCTGGCCCGTACGGCACTGCTCCGGCGGATCTTCGACGGCCACCCGTACGCCGTGCAGACACCGGCCCCGGAGCAGGTCGCAGCGGTCCGCCCGGCGGCGTTGCGGTCGCTGCACGCCCAGCGGGTGCATCCGGCTGGTGCGGTGCTGGTACTGGTCGGTGATCTGCGCCCGGAGCGGGCGTTGGACGCGGCCGAGAAGGCCCTCGGTGGCTGGAACGGTGCCGGGCACCCGGCCGACGTGCCGCCCGCCCCGCCGCTGGAACCGGGTCCGCTGCTGCTCGTCGACCGACCCGGGTCGGTGCAGTCGTCGATGCGGGTGGCGTTGCCGGCGGTGCCGCGCACCCATCCCGACCACGCCGCCTTGCAGTTGGCGAACTTGATCTTCGGTGGTTACTTCTCGTCGCGGTGGGTGGAGAACATTCGGGAGGACAAGGGCTACACCTACGGTCCGCACTCGTTGATCGAGCACGCGGTGGCCGGCTCGGTGCTGGTGGCCGCCGCCGAGGTGGCCACCGAGGTGACGGCGCCGGCGTTGCTGGAGACGAGCTACGAGATGGGCCGGCTCGCCACCGTGCCGCCCGCTCCGGAAGAGCTGGAACAGGCCCGGCAGTACGCCCTCGGCACGCTCCAACTCGGCATCTCCACCCAGGCCGGGCTGGCTTCGCTGGTCAGCGCGTACGCCGGCAACGGGTTGCGGTTGGACTTCCTGGCCGAACACGCGGCCCGGCTGACGAAGGTGGGCGTCGACGACGTCACCGAGGCGGCGGCTCGCTATCTCGCGCCGTCCCGAGCCGTCACGGTCGTGCTCGGCGACGCCGAGCGGATCGCCGCCTCGCTGGCCACGCTGGCGCAGGTCGAGACCGTACCCGTCCCGTGA
- a CDS encoding pitrilysin family protein produces MPTRRARIPATRYPVERFTLENGLRVVLTPDRSAPVIGVAVVYDVGIRSEPEGRTGFAHLFEHLMFQGSENLEKLAHFRHVQGAGGTFNGSTHLDYTDYFETLPSNALERALFLEADRMRGPRLTEENLRNQVDVVKEEIRVNVLNRPYGGFPWLTLPPVLFDTFPNAHDGYGSFDDLESATVADAADFFRHYYASGNAVLTVSGDIDTAETVTLIERHFGDVPARPAPDRPDFAEPDLTAERRTEYTDKLAPLPAVASAWRVPDPIDDFAAYLPYVVLAEVLTDGDASRLVERLVRRDRSVTSVGGYLGFMGDPFDVRDPTALLLQAHLPPGGDVDKVLRTLDEELDRLAHDGLGDGELARTQARMATHLLRETDAVLGRALGMAVLEQQRGEPGLLGELPSLIGEVTDEQVRAAAATLRPERRASIEVLPGGGSR; encoded by the coding sequence GTGCCGACCCGCAGAGCGAGAATTCCAGCGACGAGGTATCCGGTCGAACGGTTCACCCTCGAAAACGGCCTACGGGTCGTCCTGACCCCCGATCGCAGCGCTCCGGTCATCGGGGTGGCGGTCGTCTACGATGTCGGCATCCGTTCCGAGCCGGAGGGGCGGACGGGTTTCGCCCACCTCTTCGAGCACCTGATGTTCCAGGGCTCGGAGAATCTGGAGAAGCTGGCCCACTTCCGGCATGTGCAGGGTGCCGGCGGCACCTTCAACGGCTCCACCCATCTGGACTACACCGACTACTTCGAGACCCTGCCGAGCAACGCTCTGGAACGGGCGCTGTTCCTGGAGGCCGACCGGATGCGTGGCCCTCGGCTGACCGAGGAGAACCTGCGCAACCAGGTCGACGTGGTCAAGGAGGAGATCCGGGTCAACGTGCTCAACCGGCCGTACGGTGGGTTTCCCTGGTTGACCCTGCCGCCGGTGCTGTTCGACACCTTCCCCAACGCCCATGACGGGTACGGCTCCTTCGACGATCTGGAGTCGGCCACCGTCGCCGACGCCGCGGACTTCTTCCGGCACTACTACGCCAGCGGCAACGCGGTGCTCACGGTCAGCGGGGACATCGACACCGCCGAGACCGTCACGCTGATCGAGCGGCACTTCGGTGACGTACCGGCCCGTCCGGCGCCCGACCGGCCGGACTTCGCCGAGCCGGACCTGACCGCCGAGCGGCGCACCGAGTACACCGACAAGTTGGCTCCGCTGCCGGCGGTGGCGTCGGCATGGCGGGTACCGGACCCGATCGACGACTTCGCCGCCTACCTGCCGTACGTGGTGCTGGCCGAGGTGCTCACCGACGGCGACGCGTCGCGGTTGGTGGAGCGGTTGGTGCGCCGGGACCGCTCGGTGACCAGCGTCGGTGGCTACCTGGGTTTCATGGGCGACCCGTTCGACGTCCGTGATCCGACCGCGTTGCTGCTCCAGGCGCACCTGCCGCCCGGCGGTGACGTGGACAAGGTGCTGCGGACCCTGGACGAGGAACTGGACCGGCTCGCCCACGACGGGCTCGGCGACGGCGAACTGGCCCGGACCCAGGCGCGGATGGCCACCCACCTGCTGCGTGAAACCGATGCGGTGCTCGGCCGCGCGCTGGGCATGGCGGTGCTGGAGCAGCAGCGCGGCGAGCCGGGGTTGCTCGGTGAGCTGCCGAGCCTGATCGGTGAGGTCACCGACGAGCAGGTCCGGGCTGCCGCGGCCACCCTGCGCCCGGAGCGCCGCGCCTCCATCGAGGTCCTCCCCGGAGGTGGGTCCCGGTGA
- a CDS encoding cold-shock protein gives MAIGTVKWFNADKGFGFITPDGGGADVFAHFSAIQSSGYRSLDENQRVEFEVVQGQKGPQAENIRPL, from the coding sequence ATGGCTATTGGCACCGTCAAGTGGTTCAACGCTGACAAGGGCTTCGGCTTCATCACCCCGGACGGCGGCGGCGCGGACGTCTTCGCCCACTTCTCGGCGATCCAGTCCTCCGGCTACCGCAGCCTCGACGAGAACCAGCGGGTGGAGTTCGAGGTCGTGCAGGGCCAGAAGGGCCCGCAGGCGGAGAACATCCGTCCGCTCTGA